From a region of the Mercurialis annua linkage group LG1-X, ddMerAnnu1.2, whole genome shotgun sequence genome:
- the LOC126665628 gene encoding MFP1 attachment factor 1-like: MTDSDSGSIITQETVPAESQQQEPPKKVATSGISLSIWPPTQRTRDAVITRLIETLASPSILTKRYGTLPLDEAETAARQLEDEAFGVANTATSSDDDGLEILQVYSKEISRRMLDTVKEHARPEYGSNGVSETTTPDAAAHKDVSGEAEA; encoded by the coding sequence ATGACCGATTCAGACTCCGGCAGCATCATCACTCAAGAGACGGTTCCGGCGGAATCACAACAACAAGAGCCGCCAAAGAAAGTAGCCACTAGCGGCATTTCTCTCAGCATTTGGCCACCTACGCAACGCACGCGCGATGCTGTCATCACTCGCCTAATCGAAACCCTAGCTTCTCCCTCAATCCTTACTAAACGCTACGGCACTCTCCCTCTCGATGAGGCCGAAACCGCCGCCCGCCAATTGGAGGATGAGGCTTTTGGAGTTGCGAACACCGCTACCTCATCTGATGATGACGGACTTGAGATCTTACAGGTTTATTCTAAGGAGATCAGTAGGCGGATGTTAGACACTGTCAAGGAGCATGCTAGACCGGAATATGGGAGTAATGGTGTGTCGGAGACTACAACCCCTGATGCGGCGGCACACAAGGATGTTTCCGGTGAGGCTGAGGCTTGA
- the LOC126669415 gene encoding cytochrome P450 81Q32-like isoform X2 codes for MEGNHWLNWAVLVPVLFFLLAAKFMFHKLKIPKNLPPSPPARPIVGHFHLLKQPVHQTLHELAKKYGEILFLRYGNRKVLVISSPSAVEECFTKNDVIFANRPRSLAGKHLNYNCTTMGSCNYGDHWRNLRRLTTIELFSTSRTASFSGIRTEEEILKETEALRGSSNLYDYFPVLRWVDYQGVEKKMLRLKKKMDSFLQDLIEEHRRARAETESSATLNLHKASNQKLDMTLIDVMLSLKETEPEFYTDQTIKGVILTILTAGSQTSAATLEWAMSLLLNHPEALQKAVAEIDVVVGIDKLLSETDVQKLSFLQNVINETFRLFPTAPLLLPHESSADCTVCGYDVARGTLLLVNTWSMNRNPKLWEDPEKFMPERFEGGEGEENKLLPFGAGRRACPGAGLAKRVISLTLGSLIQSFEWERVCKEEINMEEGTGLTMPKAIPLEAFCKPRQAMVNLLSTL; via the exons ATGGAGGGCAATCACTGGTTGAACTGGGCAGTTTTAGTTCCAGTCCTATTTTTTCTTCTAGCAGCAAAGTTTATGTTTCACAAACTGAAAATCCCCAAGAACCTCCCACCTAGTCCACCAGCCCGTCCTATAGTAGGCCATTTCCACCTGCTAAAGCAACCAGTGCATCAAACTCTACATGAACTTGCTAAAAAGTACGGTGAGATCTTATTTCTTAGATATGGGAATCGTAAAGTACTAGTCATCTCCTCGCCTTCAGCAGTTGAAGAATGTTTTACTAAAAACGATGTCATATTTGCAAACCGCCCTCGCTCGCTTGCTGGGAAGCATCTAAACTACAACTGTACAACTATGGGTTCCTGCAACTATGGTGACCACTGGCGCAATCTCAGACGCCTCACAACTATAGAGCTCTTCTCTACTAGCCGTACTGCATCATTCTCGGGCATCCGAACAGAGGAG GAGATACTAAAAGAAACGGAGGCACTTCGTGGGAGCTCAAACCTATATGATTACTTTCCAGTGTTGCGATGGGTGGATTATCAAGGAGTGGAAAAGAAGATGCTGAGATTGAAAAAGAAGATGGACAGCTTCTTACAGGACCTAATAGAGGAGCACCGCAGAGCAAGGGCGGAGACCGAGTCATCAGCGACATTGAATCTGCACAAAGCAAGCAACCAAAAGTTGGACATGACTCTAATAGATGTTATGTTGTCGCTCAAAGAGACCGAGCCAGAATTTTATACTGATCAAACCATCAAAGGTGTTATACTG ACAATACTGACTGCAGGATCCCAAACATCAGCAGCCACACTGGAGTGGGCAATGTCGCTTCTACTTAACCATCCAGAAGCATTACAAAAAGCAGTTGCTGAAATAGATGTTGTTGTTGGAATAGACAAGCTGTTAAGTGAAACAGATGTACAAAAGCTAAGTTTCCTGCAAAACGTAATTAATGAGACATTTCGACTCTTTCCAACTGCACCCCTTCTATTACCACATGAATCATCTGCAGATTGCACTGTTTGCGGGTATGATGTGGCCCGGGGGACACTTTTACTGGTCAATACTTGGAGCATGAACAGAAACCCCAAGCTCTGGGAGGATCCTGAAAAATTCATGCCAGAGAGGTTTGAAGGTGGAGAAGGTGAAGAGAACAAACTGCTTCCATTCGGTGCTGGAAGGCGAGCTTGTCCGGGGGCTGGTCTAGCCAAACGAGTAATAAGCCTAACCTTAGGTTCCTTGATTCAGTCTTTTGAATGGGAAAGGGTTTGCAAAGAAGAGATCAACATGGAAGAGGGAACAGGGCTTACCATGCCTAAAGCTATCCCATTAGAGGCATTTTGCAAACCTCGTCAAGCCATGGTCAACCTTCTTTCAACACTATGA
- the LOC126669415 gene encoding cytochrome P450 81Q32-like isoform X1: protein MEGNHWLNWAVLVPVLFFLLAAKFMFHKLKIPKNLPPSPPARPIVGHFHLLKQPVHQTLHELAKKYGEILFLRYGNRKVLVISSPSAVEECFTKNDVIFANRPRSLAGKHLNYNCTTMGSCNYGDHWRNLRRLTTIELFSTSRTASFSGIRTEEVRSLLKQLFLNSKGESSKVSLTSKFLELTFNNMMRMIAGKCYYGKNVIDQDGELLQEILKETEALRGSSNLYDYFPVLRWVDYQGVEKKMLRLKKKMDSFLQDLIEEHRRARAETESSATLNLHKASNQKLDMTLIDVMLSLKETEPEFYTDQTIKGVILTILTAGSQTSAATLEWAMSLLLNHPEALQKAVAEIDVVVGIDKLLSETDVQKLSFLQNVINETFRLFPTAPLLLPHESSADCTVCGYDVARGTLLLVNTWSMNRNPKLWEDPEKFMPERFEGGEGEENKLLPFGAGRRACPGAGLAKRVISLTLGSLIQSFEWERVCKEEINMEEGTGLTMPKAIPLEAFCKPRQAMVNLLSTL from the exons ATGGAGGGCAATCACTGGTTGAACTGGGCAGTTTTAGTTCCAGTCCTATTTTTTCTTCTAGCAGCAAAGTTTATGTTTCACAAACTGAAAATCCCCAAGAACCTCCCACCTAGTCCACCAGCCCGTCCTATAGTAGGCCATTTCCACCTGCTAAAGCAACCAGTGCATCAAACTCTACATGAACTTGCTAAAAAGTACGGTGAGATCTTATTTCTTAGATATGGGAATCGTAAAGTACTAGTCATCTCCTCGCCTTCAGCAGTTGAAGAATGTTTTACTAAAAACGATGTCATATTTGCAAACCGCCCTCGCTCGCTTGCTGGGAAGCATCTAAACTACAACTGTACAACTATGGGTTCCTGCAACTATGGTGACCACTGGCGCAATCTCAGACGCCTCACAACTATAGAGCTCTTCTCTACTAGCCGTACTGCATCATTCTCGGGCATCCGAACAGAGGAGGTTCGATCATTGCTCAAACAACTATTTCTGAACTCAAAAGGAGAATCATCTAAGGTGTCACTGACATCAAAGTTTTTGGAGCTTACTTTCAATAACATGATGAGGATGATTGCAGGAAAATGTTACTACGGAAAAAATGTCATTGATCAAGACGGTGAATTGTTGCAGGAGATACTAAAAGAAACGGAGGCACTTCGTGGGAGCTCAAACCTATATGATTACTTTCCAGTGTTGCGATGGGTGGATTATCAAGGAGTGGAAAAGAAGATGCTGAGATTGAAAAAGAAGATGGACAGCTTCTTACAGGACCTAATAGAGGAGCACCGCAGAGCAAGGGCGGAGACCGAGTCATCAGCGACATTGAATCTGCACAAAGCAAGCAACCAAAAGTTGGACATGACTCTAATAGATGTTATGTTGTCGCTCAAAGAGACCGAGCCAGAATTTTATACTGATCAAACCATCAAAGGTGTTATACTG ACAATACTGACTGCAGGATCCCAAACATCAGCAGCCACACTGGAGTGGGCAATGTCGCTTCTACTTAACCATCCAGAAGCATTACAAAAAGCAGTTGCTGAAATAGATGTTGTTGTTGGAATAGACAAGCTGTTAAGTGAAACAGATGTACAAAAGCTAAGTTTCCTGCAAAACGTAATTAATGAGACATTTCGACTCTTTCCAACTGCACCCCTTCTATTACCACATGAATCATCTGCAGATTGCACTGTTTGCGGGTATGATGTGGCCCGGGGGACACTTTTACTGGTCAATACTTGGAGCATGAACAGAAACCCCAAGCTCTGGGAGGATCCTGAAAAATTCATGCCAGAGAGGTTTGAAGGTGGAGAAGGTGAAGAGAACAAACTGCTTCCATTCGGTGCTGGAAGGCGAGCTTGTCCGGGGGCTGGTCTAGCCAAACGAGTAATAAGCCTAACCTTAGGTTCCTTGATTCAGTCTTTTGAATGGGAAAGGGTTTGCAAAGAAGAGATCAACATGGAAGAGGGAACAGGGCTTACCATGCCTAAAGCTATCCCATTAGAGGCATTTTGCAAACCTCGTCAAGCCATGGTCAACCTTCTTTCAACACTATGA
- the LOC126677797 gene encoding cytochrome P450 81C13-like, with protein METLYSLFIFLFFIFLLYKILFHHTKNLPPAPFALPIIGHLHKLNKPLPLALQTLLSQYGPIVSLKFGCRSVLVVSSPSLIEECFTKNDIIFANRPKSMAGDHFTYNYSSYVWASYGDLWRILRRFTVVELFSSNSLRKTSAIREQEICRLLHRLYKVSACGKQKVDMKILISLLMCNVMMRTTVGKPCVDVEDEDTDAEKQLFSGFKDRFFPNLTMNICDFVPFLRTIGFKGIEKSMTKIQNTRDEFLQKLLDEIRVKGINRDEKRSVVESLLYLQELEPGVYTDEVIKSIMLVMFIAGVETSAVALEWAMSLLLNHPEILQKAKAEIDNYLGHERLLNDSDLINLPYLRCVVNETLRLYPPGPLILPHLSSEACIVGGFEIPKDTMLLVNVWAMHRDPNVWEEPSEFRPERFEEEQHELKFLPFGMGRRACPGAGMGTRMILLALGSLIQCFDWEHDGLDMSQRFGLSLSKAKPLAAICSPRQELVNLLSQL; from the exons ATGGAAACCTTGTATTCTCTCTTTATTTTCTTGTTCTTCATATTCTTACTATACAAAATCCTTTTTCATCACACCAAAAATCTACCACCAGCTCCGTTTGCTCTGCCAATTATTGGCCATTTGCACAAACTCAACAAACCACTTCCTTTAGCATTACAGACCCTCTTATCACAGTATGGTCCCATTGTATCACTCAAATTTGGCTGTCGTTCCGTTCTTGTAGTATCTTCACCATCTCTGATTGAAGAGTGCTTCACCAAAAACGACATCATTTTTGCAAACAGACCAAAATCAATGGCAGGGGATCACTTCACCTATAACTACAGCTCCTACGTGTGGGCATCTTACGGCGATCTTTGGCGAATCCTACGTCGTTTCACCGTTGTTGAACTGTTTTCTTCAAACAGCCTCCGGAAAACTTCGGCTATCCGTGAGCAGGAAATTTGCAGATTATTACACCGACTATATAAAGTCTCAGCTTGTGGCAAGCAAAAGGTAGATATGAAGATTCTGATTTCTCTTCTGATGTGTAATGTCATGATGAGAACTACAGTTGGCAAGCCGTGTGTGGACGTGGAGGATGAAGATACCGACGCTGAGAAGCAGTTGTTTAGTGGATTCAAGGACAGGTTCTTTCCAAATCTTACCATGAATATATGTGATTTTGTGCCTTTCTTGAGGACGATTGGTTTTAAAGGGATAGAGAAGAGCATGACTAAGATACAGAACACTAGAGATGAGTTTTTGCAGAAGTTGTTAGATGAAATTCGAGTGAAGGGAATAAATAGGGACGAGAAGAGATCAGTTGTTGAAAGTCTTTTATATCTTCAAGAATTAGAACCCGGAGTTTACACTGATGAAGTTATCAAAAGTATTATGCTG GTGATGTTTATTGCAGGAGTAGAAACTTCAGCAGTTGCTTTAGAATGGGCGATGTCACTCCTCCTGAACCATCCAGAAATACTGCAAAAAGCAAAGGCAGAGATCGACAATTACCTCGGACACGAAAGATTGCTGAATGATTCAGATCTTATCAACCTTCCCTATCTTAGATGTGTTGTGAACGAAACACTGAGATTATATCCTCCAGGACCTCTTATTTTACCTCATTTATCATCTGAAGCGTGCATTGTGGGAGGATTTGAGATACCAAAAGATACAATGCTACTGGTGAATGTTTGGGCTATGCATAGGGATCCCAATGTTTGGGAAGAGCCGTCTGAGTTCAGGCCTGAAAGATTTGAAGAGGAACAACATGAGCTCAAGTTTCTTCCGTTTGGAATGGGACGGAGGGCTTGTCCGGGTGCTGGCATGGGCACACGCATGATTTTGTTGGCATTAGGATCACTTATTCAATGTTTTGATTGGGAACATGATGGATTAGACATGAGCCAACGTTTCGGACTCTCTCTATCCAAGGCTAAGCCTTTGGCTGCTATTTGCTCTCCACGCCAAGAGTTGGTTAATCTCCTCTCTCAACTTTAG